The Sulfurihydrogenibium sp. YO3AOP1 genome has a window encoding:
- a CDS encoding type III-B CRISPR module-associated Cmr3 family protein: MIGIKPFDVLTFGDGKPFNATERVFRESDFFINPIPVVSGLNKATGKKLNLEFISLAKGENLYFKAPIDIKVANSRVIKPVVRKLDNVITEENLEYFLDYQTSEKMEDLNGYLKDEEYIKYLKDEEMSVNTELLRPHKELRTGIAIDRSTRTTKEGYLFTQTFNRFEEDVYFYVKPSKDLNIDTVIIGGESRLSVVIKKDRDLTERLLKEKENIKNIVRKTGFFKLILLSPTNKVLEIEGAKIIAKVLGKPFIYSSWIKLPNDKTGFPSRIFRLIPEGSVVYYKVEDQSKIDEIFDKYYLKPAYYELEYPYFDTKNPTGFGLSIIGALNLNKGGQG, translated from the coding sequence ATGATAGGAATTAAACCGTTTGATGTATTAACCTTTGGAGATGGAAAGCCGTTTAATGCAACAGAAAGAGTTTTTAGAGAATCAGATTTCTTTATAAATCCAATCCCGGTTGTCAGCGGACTAAACAAAGCCACGGGTAAAAAACTAAACTTAGAGTTTATATCCCTTGCAAAAGGAGAAAATCTATACTTTAAAGCACCAATAGATATAAAAGTCGCAAATAGCAGAGTAATCAAACCGGTTGTCAGAAAACTTGACAATGTAATTACAGAAGAAAATTTAGAATATTTTTTAGATTATCAAACCAGCGAGAAGATGGAGGATTTAAACGGCTATTTAAAAGATGAGGAGTATATAAAATACTTAAAAGACGAAGAAATGTCGGTTAATACAGAGCTTTTAAGACCACATAAAGAATTAAGAACAGGTATAGCAATAGATAGAAGCACGAGAACCACAAAGGAAGGGTACTTATTTACTCAAACATTTAACAGATTTGAAGAAGATGTTTATTTTTATGTAAAACCATCTAAAGATTTAAATATCGATACTGTAATCATTGGCGGAGAAAGTAGGCTATCGGTCGTAATTAAAAAAGACAGGGATTTAACAGAAAGACTTTTAAAAGAAAAGGAAAATATAAAGAACATTGTCAGAAAGACAGGATTTTTCAAGTTAATATTACTATCACCTACAAACAAGGTATTAGAAATAGAAGGAGCAAAAATCATAGCTAAGGTTTTAGGAAAACCATTTATTTACAGCAGTTGGATAAAATTGCCAAATGACAAAACAGGATTTCCAAGCAGAATATTTAGACTAATTCCTGAAGGTTCGGTTGTTTACTACAAAGTAGAAGACCAAAGCAAAATTGATGAAATATTTGATAAATACTATCTAAAGCCGGCTTATTATGAGCTTGAATATCCATACTTTGATACTAAAAATCCAACAGGATTTGGATTAAGCATAATAGGAGCTTTAAATTTAAATAAAGGAGGTCAAGGATAA
- the cmr4 gene encoding type III-B CRISPR module RAMP protein Cmr4 — protein MKKVFYHVLTPMHIGSGTTLSLIDLPIQREAHTDFPVMPSSAIKGVIRASFNEQEQEDIFGKGDEEGKVIFTDGKILLFPVKSLKGVFVWITSPYVLERFKRDTEINVEIPKVEKDNAVVSSNKVLMNNNKLVLEEFTFNATINENLKKLKEITKCEIDEDKIAVVSDDVFKFFVKNYTEVNARIKIDQTKGTVDKGGLWYEELLPAETVFYGCIDARKKSEHEEQLNKVIEKINNQILQFGGDETLGRGFTKIVMEA, from the coding sequence ATGAAAAAAGTTTTCTATCATGTTTTAACACCAATGCACATAGGCAGTGGAACAACGTTAAGTTTAATAGACTTACCAATACAAAGAGAAGCACATACAGATTTTCCGGTGATGCCATCATCAGCAATCAAAGGTGTTATAAGAGCTTCATTTAACGAGCAAGAACAAGAAGATATCTTTGGAAAAGGAGATGAAGAAGGAAAAGTCATATTTACAGATGGAAAGATTCTTTTGTTTCCGGTAAAATCTCTAAAAGGCGTTTTTGTATGGATAACTTCTCCTTACGTTCTCGAAAGGTTCAAAAGAGATACAGAAATAAACGTCGAAATTCCAAAAGTAGAAAAAGACAATGCGGTAGTATCTTCAAATAAAGTCCTGATGAATAATAACAAGCTTGTTTTAGAGGAATTTACATTTAATGCCACAATAAACGAAAATCTAAAAAAACTCAAAGAAATCACAAAATGCGAAATAGATGAAGACAAAATAGCAGTAGTAAGCGATGATGTATTTAAATTTTTTGTTAAAAACTATACAGAAGTAAACGCAAGAATTAAAATCGACCAAACGAAAGGAACAGTTGATAAAGGTGGACTATGGTACGAGGAGTTATTACCTGCAGAAACAGTGTTCTACGGGTGTATAGATGCAAGAAAAAAATCTGAACATGAAGAACAGCTAAATAAAGTAATAGAAAAAATAAACAATCAAATCCTTCAATTTGGAGGAGATGAGACCTTAGGAAGAGGATTTACAAAAATAGTAATGGAGGCGTAA
- the cmr5 gene encoding type III-B CRISPR module-associated protein Cmr5 → MKTLEQERSNYAFECVSKIKGKPFEKDASSLISKLGTLILTNGLGNTLAFLFAKGKDHHLEVIAIISNWLFRQEGQKEPGFKRDNVKVKIEEIMKKLVLDASVEQYMYYTEETLRLVNWLRRFSDAILESGGENEQG, encoded by the coding sequence ATGAAAACATTAGAACAAGAGAGAAGTAATTATGCTTTTGAATGTGTTTCTAAGATAAAAGGTAAACCTTTTGAAAAAGATGCAAGCTCGTTAATATCTAAGCTTGGCACACTTATTTTAACAAACGGACTTGGAAATACTTTAGCTTTTTTATTTGCAAAAGGAAAAGACCATCATCTTGAAGTTATAGCGATTATTTCAAATTGGTTGTTTAGACAAGAAGGTCAAAAAGAACCCGGTTTTAAGAGAGATAATGTAAAAGTTAAAATTGAAGAAATAATGAAAAAACTCGTTCTTGATGCAAGCGTTGAGCAGTATATGTACTATACAGAGGAAACTTTAAGACTTGTAAATTGGTTAAGAAGATTTTCTGATGCGATTTTAGAGTCCGGAGGCGAAAATGAACAAGGATAA
- the cmr6 gene encoding type III-B CRISPR module RAMP protein Cmr6, whose amino-acid sequence MNKDKHNPGQDAILVIPKGNDIKLSLKSASNLKLILEKYIPFYNMQNKRMLDISKAKEKVYELKPKNFQEADNYIKKLNERQRQIADKSFTLTTKSRLIVGLGGGSALEVSIKLHFIYGFPYIPSSAIKGVLRAYKILKKVNFDFEKYSDLEKRIESGDGEDKEIGAFVRVFGNQQYKGDLIILDAIPENFPRLDEDIMNPHYPKYYNDKEPPTDDQNPNPIKFLTVAKGEKFNFYFKNSEVYKEAFKTDLKEDLIQAFNYLGIGAKTGIGYGVLDG is encoded by the coding sequence ATGAACAAGGATAAACATAATCCAGGACAAGATGCAATATTAGTTATTCCAAAAGGAAATGATATAAAACTTTCATTAAAAAGTGCATCAAATTTAAAGTTGATTTTAGAAAAGTATATCCCATTTTATAATATGCAAAACAAAAGGATGCTTGATATATCTAAAGCTAAAGAAAAGGTTTACGAATTAAAGCCAAAAAATTTCCAAGAAGCTGACAATTATATAAAAAAACTAAATGAAAGGCAAAGACAGATAGCAGATAAAAGCTTTACGCTTACTACAAAATCAAGATTGATAGTTGGACTTGGCGGTGGTTCTGCTTTGGAAGTTTCTATTAAATTACATTTTATTTACGGTTTTCCTTACATTCCATCAAGCGCAATTAAAGGCGTTTTAAGGGCTTATAAGATTTTAAAAAAGGTAAATTTTGATTTTGAAAAGTATTCAGATCTTGAAAAAAGGATTGAAAGCGGAGATGGAGAAGACAAAGAGATAGGAGCGTTTGTAAGGGTTTTTGGAAATCAGCAATACAAAGGAGATTTAATCATTCTTGATGCTATTCCAGAAAACTTTCCAAGATTAGATGAAGATATCATGAATCCACATTATCCAAAATATTACAATGATAAAGAGCCACCAACTGATGACCAAAATCCAAATCCTATAAAATTCTTAACAGTAGCAAAGGGAGAAAAATTTAACTTCTATTTTAAAAACAGTGAGGTTTATAAAGAAGCTTTTAAAACAGATTTAAAAGAAGATTTAATACAAGCGTTTAACTATCTTGGCATTGGAGCAAAAACCGGCATAGGTTATGGAGTGTTAGATGGGTAA
- a CDS encoding CPBP family intramembrane glutamic endopeptidase: protein MNNKLIPIFLYIALIISTAIYKITNLPYFVYFVVLSPILFIDFKSVFSYSIKYDLSIIFILPFLFIHEPLQALNNLFVAFSEELFFRVYLLSYFSNLLTSILFTIPHIIIYQDLHSILTFFPSLFYGFVYQKTKSFSLAIVLHFLSNEFYVVFLSEIFK, encoded by the coding sequence ATGAATAATAAATTAATTCCCATTTTTTTATACATAGCTTTAATCATAAGCACGGCAATTTATAAAATTACCAATCTTCCATACTTTGTATATTTTGTTGTACTTTCCCCGATTCTTTTTATTGATTTTAAGTCTGTTTTTTCTTACTCGATAAAGTATGATTTATCAATAATTTTTATACTACCATTTTTATTTATCCATGAACCACTTCAAGCATTAAACAATCTGTTTGTAGCTTTTTCAGAAGAGCTTTTCTTTAGAGTTTATTTACTAAGTTATTTTTCTAATCTTTTAACTTCTATACTTTTTACCATCCCCCATATAATCATCTACCAAGACCTACACTCAATTTTAACGTTTTTTCCATCGTTATTTTACGGCTTTGTGTATCAAAAAACAAAATCTTTTTCTTTAGCCATAGTTTTACATTTTCTTTCTAATGAGTTTTATGTAGTGTTTTTGTCAGAAATCTTTAAATAG
- the cas6 gene encoding CRISPR-associated endoribonuclease Cas6, with amino-acid sequence MRVKIPITTEKVPIIFRQRVLAFIKEALAQADKDYKESMYSVRMPKAYTFNLVFDRTNPKEEEISLDEKFKIKDKVFYQDRPVFLYISSNDYQFLINLFNGMKKIKIFDFNKFDNIYWQVGKPVILREKIIFNDEIIFKTNAPFIIETKDDRPVVFSDENFQTELNNVMERIFRKLDNRGLKQPLEFYPIKMKKEVIKHTLRGFREKTGKPIMYITGNSGIFRLKGHPEDLQTIYQIGLGNRTGQGFGMVST; translated from the coding sequence ATGAGGGTAAAAATTCCTATAACTACAGAAAAAGTTCCAATTATTTTCAGGCAGAGGGTTTTAGCTTTCATAAAAGAAGCTTTGGCACAAGCAGACAAAGATTATAAAGAAAGTATGTATAGCGTAAGAATGCCAAAGGCTTATACCTTTAATCTTGTTTTTGATAGAACTAATCCAAAAGAAGAAGAAATTTCTCTTGATGAAAAATTTAAAATCAAAGATAAAGTCTTTTACCAAGATAGACCTGTATTTTTGTATATTTCATCAAACGATTATCAGTTTTTAATAAATCTTTTTAATGGTATGAAAAAGATAAAAATTTTTGATTTTAATAAGTTTGATAACATCTATTGGCAAGTTGGAAAGCCTGTAATACTAAGAGAAAAAATTATTTTCAATGATGAAATTATATTTAAAACCAATGCACCGTTTATTATTGAAACAAAAGATGATAGACCTGTGGTTTTTAGCGATGAAAACTTTCAAACCGAACTAAACAACGTAATGGAAAGAATTTTTAGAAAGCTTGACAACAGAGGCTTAAAACAGCCGCTTGAATTCTATCCTATAAAGATGAAAAAAGAAGTGATTAAGCACACGTTAAGAGGTTTTAGAGAAAAAACAGGGAAGCCAATCATGTATATCACAGGAAACAGCGGAATTTTTCGATTAAAAGGTCATCCTGAGGATTTACAGACAATTTACCAAATAGGACTTGGAAATAGAACAGGACAGGGATTCGGTATGGTTAGTACGTGA
- a CDS encoding four helix bundle protein translates to MKTHKDLDVWKNGIELVEKVYIVTSSFPKEEIYCLTSQIRKSAISIPSNIAEGSARNSTKEFIQFLYFALGSTAELETQLIISRELGYLKDLSIFEDLEKIKAQLINLIRTLKNKMNSK, encoded by the coding sequence ATGAAAACGCACAAAGATTTGGATGTATGGAAAAACGGGATTGAATTGGTTGAGAAAGTTTATATAGTAACATCAAGCTTTCCAAAAGAAGAGATATATTGTTTAACATCGCAGATAAGAAAAAGTGCTATATCTATTCCAAGCAATATTGCTGAAGGGTCGGCAAGGAATAGCACAAAAGAGTTTATACAATTTCTTTATTTTGCATTAGGATCTACTGCAGAATTAGAGACACAACTTATAATATCAAGAGAATTAGGCTATCTAAAAGATTTAAGTATATTTGAAGATTTAGAGAAAATAAAGGCTCAGTTGATAAATTTAATACGAACTTTGAAAAATAAAATGAATAGTAAGTAA
- the cas8a1 gene encoding type I-B CRISPR-associated protein Cas8b1/Cst1, translating to MELFNRKDSHVSPLTSHVSRIYLGDWLYNAGIVGFLRINNHLWDVKDKKLISKDENLLKIGDNYIEIDRKIFDGFTDRFFDYAFNLYGRYDRKLKRFRELLENLNDGTFKDVYKDFKEEVNGFTLLKNKLGDIKAKNSQELKHLIEKAIRILEQDKEEFVESDVQIFLRSFNGQKSFLNKTITKDRKKKFYEDFEEPLKTDNNQKDKKFTCVICGERPAKKDTNYDTGFSPIFGLNKDAVNFAWNFNTKLPSCDICEIVYFCYFAGLTELNGKYYFVNLDDSVESLMLANNLFKEEIEKSPENPFVDFFTEYLLRIKKSQAKYTLSNINFLETELKETLPKVFSFNIDYKTAEFIEENHENLKLLSKSFFILPDKNKTRVYILTEFLNLILKKDLNYGLLYKIFKSATQDKAYVSNYNLQRLIIMYLLYKQKVGGKEMGLEEKSLWAMYMQGKNLLERLKDGDAENKIQSIAYKLLNALKIGDVNQFMDVMMRVHMAYDLEVPSLLIKALQDKDNFYLLGYSFLNGLLGKENKLQEENQ from the coding sequence ATGGAACTCTTTAATAGAAAAGATTCTCACGTTTCACCTCTCACCTCTCACGTCTCACGTATATACCTTGGCGATTGGCTTTACAATGCAGGTATCGTAGGATTTCTAAGAATTAATAACCATCTTTGGGATGTAAAAGATAAAAAATTAATTTCAAAAGACGAAAATCTTTTAAAAATTGGAGATAACTATATAGAGATTGACAGAAAAATTTTTGATGGCTTTACCGATAGGTTTTTTGATTATGCTTTTAATCTCTATGGCAGGTACGATAGAAAATTAAAAAGATTTAGAGAATTGCTTGAAAATCTAAATGATGGAACATTTAAAGATGTCTATAAAGACTTCAAAGAAGAAGTCAACGGTTTTACACTTTTAAAAAATAAACTTGGAGATATAAAAGCTAAAAACTCTCAAGAACTTAAACATCTGATTGAAAAAGCAATAAGAATTTTGGAGCAGGACAAGGAGGAGTTTGTAGAAAGCGACGTTCAGATATTTTTAAGGAGTTTTAACGGTCAAAAAAGCTTTTTAAATAAAACTATAACAAAAGATAGAAAAAAGAAATTTTATGAAGACTTTGAAGAGCCTTTAAAAACGGATAACAATCAAAAAGATAAAAAATTCACTTGCGTAATCTGTGGAGAAAGACCGGCAAAAAAAGACACAAATTATGATACAGGATTTTCGCCGATATTTGGATTAAATAAAGACGCAGTTAACTTTGCTTGGAATTTCAATACAAAACTGCCATCCTGTGATATCTGTGAAATTGTTTACTTTTGCTATTTTGCAGGACTTACAGAGTTAAATGGAAAATATTACTTTGTAAATTTAGATGATTCTGTTGAATCTTTGATGCTTGCAAACAACTTGTTTAAAGAAGAGATAGAAAAATCTCCTGAAAATCCATTTGTAGACTTCTTTACCGAGTACTTATTAAGAATAAAAAAATCGCAAGCTAAATACACCTTGTCAAATATAAACTTCTTAGAAACAGAATTAAAGGAAACACTTCCAAAAGTTTTTAGCTTTAACATCGATTATAAAACTGCTGAATTTATAGAAGAAAATCATGAAAATCTTAAGTTATTGTCAAAATCATTTTTTATACTACCAGATAAAAATAAAACAAGAGTCTATATTCTCACCGAGTTTTTAAACTTGATTTTGAAGAAAGATTTAAACTATGGGCTTTTATATAAAATCTTTAAAAGTGCTACACAAGATAAAGCTTATGTCAGTAATTATAATTTACAAAGGTTAATAATTATGTATCTTCTTTATAAACAAAAAGTTGGAGGTAAAGAGATGGGCTTAGAAGAAAAAAGTTTATGGGCTATGTACATGCAAGGGAAAAATCTTCTTGAAAGGCTAAAAGATGGAGATGCAGAAAACAAAATCCAATCTATAGCATATAAGCTTTTAAATGCTTTAAAGATTGGAGATGTAAACCAGTTTATGGATGTGATGATGAGAGTTCACATGGCTTATGATTTGGAAGTTCCAAGTTTGTTAATAAAGGCACTGCAGGATAAAGATAACTTTTATCTCCTTGGATACAGCTTTTTAAATGGACTACTTGGAAAAGAAAATAAATTACAGGAGGAAAACCAATGA
- the cas7i gene encoding type I-B CRISPR-associated protein Cas7/Cst2/DevR: MKGLTLTVIFEASSLNYGESIGNISELKKLTRDGEVYTYMSRQALRYEVFRKLRELFNVDADKEVPLSDEKGTIQFKPTANIKDYVEVDLFGYMKTDKGKGSLTRSAVVRFSPAISLSPMAFDVEFGANHDFAKRAKTDPNPFQFEVHSSLYTYTVAIDLDRVGVDPNDGIELDGTEKARRVNMVLDALKILDREIKGRTENLSPLFVIGGLYPVKNPFFLGRIKVNYDRNQRKYSLNTKEIESVLSLKLNGNSVKDYTSCGLVEGFWANEDYIIQNLNGKTISDFFEELKSKVNQHYNVRRET; encoded by the coding sequence ATGAAAGGTTTAACTTTAACAGTAATCTTTGAAGCTTCAAGCTTAAACTATGGTGAATCTATAGGAAACATTTCAGAGCTAAAAAAACTTACAAGAGATGGTGAAGTATATACCTATATGTCAAGACAGGCTTTAAGGTACGAGGTCTTCAGAAAATTAAGAGAGCTTTTTAACGTAGATGCTGATAAAGAAGTTCCGTTATCAGATGAAAAAGGAACAATCCAGTTTAAACCAACAGCAAACATAAAAGATTATGTAGAAGTTGACCTATTTGGTTATATGAAAACTGATAAAGGTAAGGGTTCTTTGACAAGGTCAGCGGTTGTTAGATTTTCTCCTGCTATATCATTATCTCCAATGGCTTTTGATGTAGAGTTTGGAGCTAATCATGACTTTGCAAAAAGAGCAAAAACAGACCCTAATCCATTTCAGTTTGAAGTTCACAGTTCTTTGTATACCTATACAGTAGCAATAGATTTAGACAGGGTAGGAGTAGACCCAAACGATGGTATAGAATTAGATGGCACTGAAAAAGCAAGAAGAGTAAATATGGTTCTTGATGCTTTAAAAATCTTAGATAGAGAGATTAAAGGAAGGACAGAAAATTTAAGTCCGTTGTTTGTAATTGGTGGACTTTATCCTGTTAAAAATCCATTCTTCCTTGGAAGGATAAAAGTAAACTACGATAGAAATCAAAGAAAGTACAGCTTAAACACAAAAGAAATAGAATCTGTTCTTAGCTTAAAGCTAAATGGTAATTCTGTAAAAGATTATACTTCTTGCGGGCTTGTAGAGGGCTTTTGGGCAAATGAAGACTATATTATACAAAATCTAAATGGAAAAACTATTAGCGATTTCTTTGAAGAGTTGAAGTCTAAGGTAAATCAGCACTATAACGTGAGACGTGAGACGTGA
- the cas5b gene encoding type I-B CRISPR-associated protein Cas5b, with translation MSILRVRLYQEFACYRKPITYGFWETYPLPPLSTVKGFFHNVVEAKEYMPARYGIQGKFKSVVLDMQSMYKFGRKDSENKGIIIEGFNKPLLKSPIYVSNLYAVELTIYIESKLEYLEKFRENLLNLEYPSLGRKEDLVRVDSADIVELIERDLFEDSYPLENGIYFSKEKAKELEVNGINYRMNFYYESKNGIRFFKKKDVVYVDNKNLEIGSILYDKEEDKVVDLIGD, from the coding sequence ATGAGCATTTTAAGAGTAAGGCTATATCAAGAGTTTGCATGTTATAGAAAACCAATAACGTATGGATTTTGGGAGACCTATCCTCTCCCGCCGCTATCAACTGTAAAAGGATTTTTTCATAATGTAGTAGAGGCAAAAGAGTATATGCCCGCAAGATACGGCATTCAAGGAAAGTTTAAATCTGTTGTTCTTGACATGCAAAGTATGTACAAATTTGGTAGAAAAGACTCAGAAAACAAAGGAATTATCATAGAAGGTTTTAACAAGCCACTTTTAAAATCTCCAATATACGTATCTAATCTTTACGCAGTTGAGCTTACAATCTATATAGAGTCTAAATTAGAGTATTTAGAAAAGTTTAGAGAGAATCTTTTAAATCTTGAGTATCCATCACTTGGAAGAAAAGAAGACCTTGTAAGGGTTGACTCGGCAGATATAGTAGAGCTTATAGAAAGGGATTTGTTTGAAGACAGCTATCCATTAGAAAACGGAATCTATTTTTCAAAAGAAAAAGCAAAAGAGCTTGAAGTAAATGGAATAAACTACAGAATGAATTTTTACTACGAAAGTAAAAACGGCATAAGATTTTTTAAGAAAAAGGACGTTGTGTATGTTGATAATAAAAATTTAGAAATTGGAAGCATTCTATATGATAAAGAAGAGGATAAAGTTGTTGATTTAATCGGAGATTAA
- a CDS encoding CRISPR-associated helicase/endonuclease Cas3, producing MNQYIAKLSGNNQQTLQEHTEKLLENFEILKKYIQLDKETEKAVYLACLFHDIGKASKEFQAKIAKQKPQPKQEIPHNLLSAVIFYFLRKHFKDNIDLFRKIQYAVAYHHDRYDTDINKSKPILEDFAVRVENDLKDWILEKLKIYEITQLNIDKSKLIDGLRSALEFKKQILRNENFLKDKKTILLKGLLHRLDHAASADVEVEKGLIEDYQSIFIKGLSKKGINKLKDFQKKALDYKDKSVILTASTGMGKTEFALNWVAGDKAFYTLPVRVSVNSMYERISNIFGKDNVGILHANTTDFYLNQFKNLEDNGIEVLINQVQSVRQLSMPITVSTADQIFLATLKYSGFEKIYATLTYSKVIVDEPQGYSPDTLAVILKGLEEIYNLGGKFCLMTATMHPFIKEYLKDKAEILEPVFNPEKKHKIKLVDKTVDEMVDFAIKEYQKGKKVLILTNTVRKAQEVYKALENLKQPIQFHLLHSLYIQKTKREKEMQIQNTTEPVIWISTQIVEASLDIDYDLLITELSTADSLIQRMGRVYRKTGRTITPDNQPNIIICTKEPSGKGKVYDKEIVDYTLKELEKYDEKILTEEIKQEIVSTVFDLKRIENTNFYKKFDKNIKLLDYGFMADSKKEAQDIFRDIMNLSVIPKVIFDKNQEKINTLLEKINQKDKIERIKAMQELNDFTVSAQFYRIKNIIPYKEILISDIPYDDKLGFNLLDKDYKEIGEIL from the coding sequence ATGAATCAGTATATAGCCAAATTATCAGGAAATAACCAACAAACACTACAAGAACACACAGAAAAGCTTTTAGAGAACTTTGAGATTTTAAAAAAATACATTCAATTAGACAAAGAAACAGAAAAAGCCGTTTATTTAGCTTGCTTATTTCATGATATTGGAAAAGCATCAAAAGAATTTCAAGCAAAGATAGCAAAGCAAAAACCACAACCAAAGCAAGAAATACCTCACAATCTTCTATCTGCAGTAATTTTTTACTTTCTTAGAAAGCATTTCAAAGACAATATAGACTTATTCAGAAAAATACAGTATGCTGTAGCATACCACCATGACAGATATGATACAGATATTAACAAATCAAAGCCGATTTTAGAAGATTTTGCCGTCAGAGTAGAAAATGACCTAAAAGATTGGATATTAGAAAAGCTAAAAATCTATGAAATTACTCAGCTAAACATTGATAAATCAAAACTGATTGACGGATTACGTTCTGCATTAGAATTTAAAAAGCAGATTTTAAGAAATGAAAATTTTCTAAAAGATAAAAAAACAATTCTTTTAAAGGGCTTACTTCACAGGTTAGACCATGCAGCAAGTGCAGATGTAGAAGTAGAAAAGGGTTTAATAGAAGATTATCAAAGCATATTTATCAAAGGACTTTCAAAAAAGGGCATTAATAAGCTGAAAGACTTTCAGAAAAAAGCTTTAGATTATAAAGATAAATCTGTTATTTTAACAGCATCAACAGGTATGGGAAAAACCGAATTTGCTTTAAATTGGGTAGCAGGAGATAAAGCTTTCTATACTTTACCTGTTCGTGTCTCTGTAAATTCAATGTATGAAAGAATATCAAACATTTTTGGAAAAGATAATGTAGGAATTCTCCATGCCAATACAACAGATTTTTATCTTAATCAATTTAAAAACTTAGAAGACAACGGAATAGAAGTTTTGATAAATCAAGTCCAATCAGTAAGACAGTTATCTATGCCAATCACGGTTTCAACAGCAGACCAGATATTCTTAGCAACGCTTAAGTATTCAGGCTTTGAAAAAATATACGCAACACTTACCTACTCAAAAGTAATCGTAGATGAACCACAAGGCTATTCTCCCGACACTTTGGCGGTAATTTTAAAAGGACTTGAAGAAATATATAATCTTGGCGGAAAATTTTGCTTAATGACAGCAACAATGCATCCGTTCATAAAAGAGTATCTAAAAGACAAAGCAGAGATATTAGAGCCGGTATTTAATCCAGAGAAAAAACACAAGATCAAGCTTGTAGACAAAACAGTTGATGAGATGGTAGATTTTGCCATAAAAGAATACCAAAAAGGCAAAAAAGTATTAATACTTACAAACACAGTAAGAAAGGCACAGGAAGTTTACAAAGCCTTAGAAAATCTAAAACAGCCGATACAATTTCATCTTTTACACTCTCTATACATTCAAAAGACAAAAAGAGAAAAAGAAATGCAGATACAAAACACAACCGAGCCGGTGATTTGGATTTCTACTCAGATAGTAGAGGCATCCTTAGACATTGATTATGATTTATTAATTACCGAACTTTCTACAGCCGACAGCCTTATACAGAGAATGGGAAGAGTTTACAGAAAAACAGGAAGAACTATCACTCCAGACAACCAACCAAACATAATCATCTGCACAAAAGAACCATCAGGCAAAGGTAAAGTTTATGACAAAGAGATTGTAGATTATACTCTCAAAGAACTTGAAAAATACGATGAAAAAATTCTTACAGAAGAGATAAAGCAAGAGATTGTCAGCACTGTTTTTGACCTAAAAAGAATTGAAAACACAAACTTTTACAAAAAATTTGATAAAAATATAAAGCTTTTAGACTATGGCTTTATGGCAGATAGTAAAAAAGAAGCACAGGATATATTTAGAGATATTATGAACTTATCAGTCATTCCAAAAGTGATTTTTGATAAAAATCAAGAAAAAATAAACACTCTTTTAGAAAAGATTAATCAAAAAGACAAAATAGAAAGAATAAAAGCTATGCAAGAGTTAAACGATTTTACAGTGTCAGCACAGTTTTACAGAATAAAAAACATAATTCCATACAAAGAAATTCTCATTTCAGACATTCCATACGATGATAAACTTGGCTTCAATCTTTTAGATAAAGACTATAAAGAGATTGGAGAAATTCTGTAA